The genomic region GACCGGTATTTTTGCAGCAGTCGGTGTTGCAACGCTTCCTTCAAACGGCATTATTACCTTTACGGATAAAGAAGATGTGGACGGAAAAATAGGAGATGGCTCCTTACGTGATCTTATCGTCAGTGCCTTATCGATTGCAAAAACGACCGTGTACGCAATCGCTGTTGAAGGAAGTACTGCAGGTACTGTTTCAAACGTGAGCACAGTAAGCGGTAATCAAGGGGACGGAAAAATTACCGTAACGGGAAAGCCGCGCAATGAATACGGTATCCGTATTGATATTATGGCAAGCGGAAAACTCAACGACGGCACGTTCCGGGTAACCATCGACGGTCTTTCCGGAAAGACTATCACGCTTCCTGACGGGGAAGGTAAATACGAAATCCCCGGTACCGGTCTTACGCTGCAATTTAGTCATGCTGATAAAGGCTTTGAGTCCGGAGACGCTTTTACGTTTACGACGACGGCACCGCAAGCGACAAACGGCGAAATACTTGCTGCAATCAATACTATTCTTGACGCAAAAAAAGCCATCGAATGGATTGCCGTTGCAGGCGTTTCAAACGCTGCTCTTTGGGCAGCCCTTGCAACTCAGGCGAAGGGCGCTGAAAGCGTATATCAGTATCTCTTTTTTATTGCGCAAGCCCGCTATAAAAAAGAAGGTGAGACAGTAGACGAGTATGTCAACGCGCTTACTGGAGCAGAGCGTGGGGTAACCTCCTCAACTCGCTTGCAGGTTGTTGCAGGCTGGATTGAAGAGGCGGATTCAAACGGACAGGTCGATACACGCGGAGCTATCGGAGTGTACTGCGGAATGCTTGCTGGGCGAAAAGTCCACGAGGGGCCGGATGCCGTTAAATTCGGCAGCATAACAGCCGCAACAGCGATTAAACCTGACGGAATAAATGACGGACACATTGAAGCGTTGAAAAACGCAGGCTATGTAACGGTGAGACAAATCATCGGGCTGAAAGGTATTTACATCACCTCTGGACAAATGATGAGTGAACAAGGAAGTGATTATGATTTGGTGGAACGCAGGCGCGTCATGGATAAAGCATGCCGTGAGATCAGAGTAGCGCAACTGCCGTTTTTGAACGACACGGTCAAAGTCGGTGCTGACGGTTCTCCCGAAGGTTTGGAGATGTTCGTTGCACAGGGAGAAGCGCCGTTACGGACGATGAAAACGAACGAGCAAATATCCGATGGGTATATCATCATTCCTAAGGGGCAAAATATTTTATCGACAAACACCTTACGGACAAAAATCCGTATCGTTCCGCTTGGTAAATTATCCTATATCGAAAACGAAATCGCCTATCATAATCCTGCGCTTGCACAGTAAAAGGAGGGAAAAATGGTAAACGGATTAATTTATGATTTTGAGTCAATCAAACTGATGCTGCCGACCGGCTTAATCTTAGGCTGTGAAAGCGTTGAGTACTCAGATGAAAAGAATGATGAGGTCATCTGCGGCACAAACAATTTGCCGCTTGGTGTCGGACGCGGCGAATGGAAAGGAACGTGCAAGCTGGAACTGCAACGGTTTGAGTATGATAAGCTCAATGTTTTTTCTGCAGGCTCCGGC from Treponema vincentii harbors:
- a CDS encoding DUF2586 family protein, whose product is MALPNINTTIKDGAMGVAGADATGIFAAVGVATLPSNGIITFTDKEDVDGKIGDGSLRDLIVSALSIAKTTVYAIAVEGSTAGTVSNVSTVSGNQGDGKITVTGKPRNEYGIRIDIMASGKLNDGTFRVTIDGLSGKTITLPDGEGKYEIPGTGLTLQFSHADKGFESGDAFTFTTTAPQATNGEILAAINTILDAKKAIEWIAVAGVSNAALWAALATQAKGAESVYQYLFFIAQARYKKEGETVDEYVNALTGAERGVTSSTRLQVVAGWIEEADSNGQVDTRGAIGVYCGMLAGRKVHEGPDAVKFGSITAATAIKPDGINDGHIEALKNAGYVTVRQIIGLKGIYITSGQMMSEQGSDYDLVERRRVMDKACREIRVAQLPFLNDTVKVGADGSPEGLEMFVAQGEAPLRTMKTNEQISDGYIIIPKGQNILSTNTLRTKIRIVPLGKLSYIENEIAYHNPALAQ